Proteins encoded within one genomic window of Leptospira stimsonii:
- a CDS encoding HEAT repeat domain-containing protein, with amino-acid sequence MNSTEKSKNWKNKLPNSRNNSKKIVRNLVKYIPFFATILLILFVNQTIFSAPQSKPTKLSEEQILKKKDILLQVLKFGTTKERAMALRELEDFPSEHSGVLIDQLGKILEKDPDWMMKVYAIRTVSELKLTQFSDQILKHLKSEQPDIQRESIYATKKLKLEKGAPILFEILRTQDFTKNSNLTVGVLDALGEFPPQEEATTFLLARLNENFNDPEIRAQIALFFGKNKDRKAEGSLLEIYKDTKEPITLRSFSVSALGKMKSVSSMPTIKEELDKIRNIKSKNEVKDYQPLKIHSITALVSMGDKDILEELYAYARDDDPVVRLRAIKHLTDTGDMAVLEILEYKAQRDPSEKVKKAAKMAIEKLKKGESGNDIDLKESDSPKYKAGNRERPIRTGDPSPIPGTSTAPSSDSGSSPSSGGGGSSPGGKGEAEELEDGI; translated from the coding sequence ATGAACTCAACAGAAAAATCCAAGAACTGGAAGAACAAACTTCCAAACTCCAGAAATAATTCGAAAAAGATCGTTCGAAACCTCGTGAAATACATTCCATTTTTTGCAACTATTCTTCTGATTCTTTTTGTGAATCAGACGATTTTCTCCGCACCCCAATCCAAACCTACAAAACTTTCCGAAGAACAAATCCTAAAGAAGAAGGACATCCTACTTCAAGTATTGAAGTTCGGAACGACCAAGGAAAGGGCGATGGCACTTCGGGAATTGGAAGACTTCCCTTCCGAACATTCAGGAGTTCTCATCGATCAACTCGGCAAAATTTTGGAAAAAGATCCGGATTGGATGATGAAGGTCTATGCGATTCGGACGGTTTCCGAACTCAAACTGACTCAGTTTAGTGATCAAATTCTGAAACATTTAAAAAGCGAACAACCGGATATTCAGAGAGAATCGATCTACGCGACAAAAAAACTCAAACTCGAAAAGGGAGCTCCGATTCTTTTTGAAATTCTAAGAACGCAGGACTTCACAAAAAATTCGAATCTTACCGTCGGAGTTTTGGACGCACTCGGAGAATTTCCGCCGCAAGAAGAAGCGACGACCTTTCTTCTCGCGAGATTGAACGAAAACTTCAACGACCCGGAAATCCGCGCACAGATCGCCCTCTTTTTCGGGAAGAATAAGGACAGAAAAGCGGAAGGTTCTCTTCTGGAAATCTACAAGGACACAAAAGAACCGATCACTTTGAGAAGTTTTTCTGTGAGCGCTCTCGGAAAAATGAAATCCGTTTCTTCCATGCCTACGATCAAAGAAGAATTGGATAAGATCCGAAACATCAAAAGTAAGAATGAAGTCAAAGACTATCAACCCCTAAAGATCCATTCGATCACAGCTCTTGTTTCCATGGGAGACAAGGATATATTAGAAGAATTGTATGCTTACGCAAGAGACGATGATCCGGTCGTGAGACTGAGAGCGATCAAACATCTCACCGATACCGGAGATATGGCGGTTTTAGAAATTTTAGAATACAAGGCTCAGCGAGACCCGAGCGAAAAAGTAAAAAAGGCCGCAAAGATGGCCATTGAAAAATTAAAAAAAGGAGAATCCGGAAACGATATCGACCTGAAAGAATCCGATTCTCCCAAATACAAGGCCGGAAACAGGGAAAGACCGATTCGCACGGGAGATCCTTCTCCGATTCCGGGAACGTCTACGGCTCCTTCGTCCGATAGCGGGAGTTCCCCTTCTTCGGGAGGTGGCGGTTCTTCTCCCGGAGGAAAAGGAGAAGCCGAAGAATTAGAGGATGGAATTTGA
- a CDS encoding response regulator, whose protein sequence is MNKGYIICVDDEVSVLETIQQQLRNEFGESHEIETASSAEEGLALMEEIQQSGFVIEVIIADQVMPGMKGSQFLEEVHRRLPDSIKIMLTGQAGLDSAIHAINYGGLSRYVEKPWNIEELTGDIRFLIEKFRQNLENQHLINELNRKIQELEEQTSKLQK, encoded by the coding sequence ATGAATAAAGGTTATATCATTTGTGTCGATGATGAAGTATCGGTCTTGGAAACGATCCAACAGCAACTCCGAAACGAATTCGGAGAGAGTCACGAAATCGAAACCGCGAGTAGCGCGGAAGAAGGTTTGGCTCTGATGGAAGAGATCCAACAGTCCGGCTTTGTGATCGAAGTGATCATCGCCGATCAGGTGATGCCGGGAATGAAAGGGTCTCAGTTTTTAGAGGAAGTTCACAGAAGACTTCCCGATTCCATCAAGATCATGCTCACGGGTCAAGCGGGTCTGGATTCCGCGATTCACGCGATCAATTACGGAGGACTGAGCCGGTATGTGGAGAAACCTTGGAACATCGAAGAACTCACGGGAGACATTCGATTCCTGATCGAAAAGTTCCGGCAAAATTTAGAAAACCAACACTTAATCAATGAACTCAACAGAAAAATCCAAGAACTGGAAGAACAAACTTCCAAACTCCAGAAATAA
- a CDS encoding 6-hydroxymethylpterin diphosphokinase MptE-like protein has product MYRLISNPNGTLNLEETQSGFLFHSRFNPASEGERLSEQIPIPNSPKETILVFGFALGYHVESYLKKRKTPVRILIVEPISSLKPISETFFQRLLRSYSENGHEIRMIFGLETFLEKPLTHWLFENTSQVTPFLHPVYSRKFPDLALRFLDSLKQNSQTIQNQSAKTYFQKIWVRNEIRNVLSLFENLNSSKILSGAKKNFFQDQTLLFTGASPSLEGETDWILHNRNRFHLLASDTSLGWLISSGILPDLVLSIDSSRGTLFHFRNILPPNVPILTWFGGSSYLFDLPNPKWIYFSTHPLDQTLRSLFFPEAPIFENPSLNMAGIAVSFAKHLSYGRMIFKGVDFQRSGGRTHCRSTGYEAFDRVQLSRKKSLFRIRYQKSNSWERRFSILEILERESPELFRSDPVSDLSDVEKKDVRSGLILDDPLRIDRQRWIQFCNAHPEFDGMNSISSRIQAIASE; this is encoded by the coding sequence ATCTACCGTCTCATTTCCAATCCAAACGGAACGTTAAACTTAGAGGAAACCCAATCGGGTTTCCTTTTTCATTCCAGATTCAATCCTGCATCCGAAGGAGAACGTCTCTCCGAACAAATCCCGATTCCGAATTCTCCCAAAGAGACGATTCTTGTCTTCGGTTTTGCTCTCGGTTATCACGTAGAATCTTATCTCAAAAAACGAAAAACACCTGTTCGAATTCTCATCGTAGAACCGATTTCCTCTCTCAAGCCGATCTCGGAAACATTCTTCCAGCGTCTCTTACGCTCTTACTCGGAAAACGGCCATGAAATTCGAATGATCTTCGGTCTGGAAACGTTTTTAGAAAAACCTCTCACGCACTGGCTTTTCGAGAACACGAGCCAAGTTACTCCCTTCTTACATCCGGTCTATAGCAGAAAATTTCCGGATCTCGCGCTTCGGTTTTTGGATTCACTCAAGCAAAATTCTCAAACGATTCAGAATCAAAGCGCCAAAACTTATTTTCAAAAAATCTGGGTTCGAAACGAGATCCGAAACGTTTTGAGTCTCTTCGAGAATTTGAATTCCTCCAAAATTCTTTCCGGAGCGAAGAAGAATTTTTTCCAAGACCAGACCTTACTCTTCACTGGAGCCAGTCCTTCTTTGGAAGGAGAGACCGATTGGATTCTTCACAACCGAAATCGATTTCATCTCCTTGCTTCCGATACTTCTCTTGGCTGGCTCATCAGCTCGGGCATTCTCCCGGACCTGGTTTTGAGCATCGATTCTTCAAGAGGAACGTTATTTCACTTTCGAAACATTCTTCCTCCGAACGTTCCGATTCTTACCTGGTTTGGTGGTTCTTCTTATCTTTTTGATCTTCCGAATCCGAAGTGGATTTATTTTTCAACCCACCCTTTGGATCAAACGTTACGCTCCCTCTTCTTTCCCGAGGCTCCGATTTTCGAAAACCCGTCCCTCAATATGGCCGGGATCGCTGTCTCCTTCGCCAAACATCTCTCATACGGAAGAATGATTTTCAAAGGTGTTGATTTTCAGAGAAGTGGAGGCAGAACTCACTGTCGGTCTACCGGTTACGAAGCCTTCGATCGTGTCCAACTTTCCAGGAAAAAAAGCCTTTTTAGAATCCGTTATCAGAAATCGAACTCTTGGGAACGAAGATTCTCCATTTTAGAAATTCTGGAGCGGGAGTCTCCGGAACTTTTTCGATCCGATCCGGTGTCTGACCTTTCGGACGTGGAAAAAAAGGACGTTCGTTCCGGTTTGATCTTGGACGATCCTCTTCGAATCGACAGGCAACGTTGGATCCAATTTTGCAACGCACATCCGGAATTCGACGGAATGAACTCCATTTCTTCTCGGATCCAAGCGATCGCCTCGGAGTGA
- a CDS encoding peroxiredoxin family protein: MKPFALFILLTLLTLQCAPSEQPNLGIQNFQGITLDGKTIQLSDVTAPRLVLNVYGPNCVPCIKELPALNFIYQEIQKDPKIQFYMVVDPALFFDDPETMSEEELLTKARPLVQEEARKFGIQVPILLMKKPFRVSRSNSIVTGTPETLLFKTKPLVLYYNFIGPISEEANPARLSTDQKILFFKRMAGSS, encoded by the coding sequence ATGAAACCATTTGCCCTTTTTATACTTTTAACCCTTTTGACACTTCAATGTGCGCCCTCCGAACAGCCGAACTTGGGAATTCAAAATTTCCAGGGGATAACTTTGGACGGAAAAACGATTCAACTTTCCGATGTAACCGCCCCTCGTTTGGTTTTGAATGTCTACGGCCCGAATTGTGTTCCTTGTATCAAAGAACTTCCGGCGCTCAACTTTATCTATCAAGAAATTCAAAAGGATCCTAAGATTCAATTCTATATGGTCGTGGATCCGGCTCTTTTCTTTGATGACCCGGAAACGATGTCGGAAGAGGAACTTCTCACAAAAGCAAGACCGTTGGTTCAGGAAGAGGCTCGTAAGTTTGGAATTCAAGTTCCGATTCTTCTGATGAAAAAACCGTTCCGTGTGAGTCGCTCCAATTCGATCGTAACGGGAACTCCGGAAACCCTTCTTTTCAAAACAAAACCGCTCGTTCTCTATTATAATTTTATTGGTCCGATCAGTGAAGAGGCGAATCCAGCCAGACTCTCTACGGATCAGAAAATTCTCTTTTTCAAAAGGATGGCCGGGTCTTCATGA
- a CDS encoding type 1 glutamine amidotransferase, translated as MRSLIVRFKDCEGPGILLDSLKERNYRISYHNAYDTRIQPIPDAHLIFDLVVLLGGPQSVADPALYSFFEPWFNLVRYVSSMPNRKMIGICLGSQIIAKALGGEVSVGEKGPEVGFSNVSVQETHPVLNGTSSFPAFHLHEDVFTIPKGGKHLLKSEMYPNQMFSFQDRIFGIQCHLEVTAPMFQVWKGVHADFIRSAGWVPGPDTESLRSQMETSGRSIFNAILDL; from the coding sequence ATGAGAAGTTTGATCGTTCGTTTTAAGGACTGCGAAGGTCCTGGGATTCTCTTGGATTCTTTAAAAGAAAGAAATTATAGAATTTCGTATCACAACGCGTACGATACAAGAATTCAACCCATTCCCGACGCTCACTTGATTTTCGACCTCGTTGTCTTATTGGGTGGCCCCCAGTCGGTCGCCGATCCCGCTCTTTATTCCTTTTTCGAACCTTGGTTCAATCTGGTGCGTTATGTGTCCTCCATGCCCAACCGAAAGATGATCGGAATTTGTCTCGGTTCTCAAATCATAGCAAAGGCGTTAGGTGGAGAAGTCAGCGTGGGAGAGAAGGGACCCGAGGTCGGATTCTCCAATGTTAGCGTCCAAGAAACACATCCTGTTTTGAACGGAACTTCTTCCTTTCCCGCCTTTCATCTTCACGAGGACGTTTTTACGATTCCGAAGGGAGGCAAACATCTTCTGAAAAGTGAGATGTATCCCAATCAGATGTTTTCCTTCCAAGATAGAATTTTCGGAATTCAATGTCATCTGGAAGTTACGGCTCCTATGTTCCAGGTTTGGAAGGGAGTTCACGCGGATTTTATTCGTTCTGCGGGTTGGGTTCCTGGACCCGATACGGAGTCTTTGAGGTCTCAGATGGAGACTTCAGGACGTAGCATATTCAACGCGATTCTCGACTTATGA
- the secA gene encoding preprotein translocase subunit SecA, with the protein MIQSILRVILGSKFERDIKKLIPIVQQINSLEDKMKALSDSDLSSQTIRFRERLAKGETLDSILPEAFATVREASLRTMGMRHFDVQMMGGIALHGGNIAEMKTGEGKTLTSTLSVYLNALAGHGVHVVTVNDYLAKRDANWMKPIYDFLGISVGVIQHDMDHEQRKIAYSADITYGTNNEFGFDYLRDNMVSHRDHKVQRSHFYAIVDEVDSILIDEARTPLIISGSSDETTDKYVRINKIIPKLIEGEDYEVDEKARNVLLSERGVSHVEEILGIDNLYAPENVDLVHHVHQSLKAHKIFQKDVDYVVQGGEVIIVDEFTGRLMAGRRYSDGLHQSLEAKEGVTIAKESQTLASITFQNYFRMYDKLAGMTGTADTEAEEFRKIYNLDVIVIPPNVTVQRKDFPDRVYRTEKEKFEAILGEIRDLQSKKQPVLVGTISIEKSEVLSRMLSSAGIQHNVLNAKFHEREAEIVANAGKPGAVTIATNMAGRGTDIVLGGAQLYKENLETWKDEDDLVRQFKEAILKQNLDLAETLAQRMDSGAKQKRASEILGSIKIWKKNHEEVLNAGGLHILGTERHEARRIDNQLRGRSGRQGDPGSSRFYLSLQDDLMRIFGSDRISGLMKWANMPEGQEIESKMVSNAIARAQKRVEGHNFDIRKHLLEYDDVMNRQRIVIYKMRNEVLENEDIAPLILGFIEESVENQVVTHCEGSNPSAWNLETLNEWLEGLDLDVKIKEEDFKKTKNPQLELFETINAAAKKRYETRTESIGKDIWKLLERNIFLDILDHRWKEHLYSMDHLREGIWTVGYSERNPLVEYKLQGFRMFDVAIENLKNEVVNFLFRVEVTENSKLPEEKKEYKKVGQEVTGGFPTLQSGNPNSSRSNGATVTVTTSSGGGTERKTSRRRKR; encoded by the coding sequence ATGATTCAAAGCATTCTCCGGGTAATCCTTGGAAGTAAATTCGAAAGAGATATTAAAAAACTCATCCCCATCGTTCAACAGATCAATTCTCTGGAAGACAAGATGAAAGCGTTGAGCGATTCGGATCTTTCTTCGCAGACGATTCGGTTTCGGGAAAGACTCGCGAAGGGAGAAACGCTCGACTCGATTCTTCCGGAGGCTTTCGCCACGGTGAGAGAAGCGTCTCTTCGTACGATGGGAATGCGTCACTTCGACGTTCAGATGATGGGTGGGATCGCGCTTCACGGCGGGAACATCGCGGAGATGAAAACGGGTGAAGGAAAAACTCTGACTTCCACTCTTTCGGTTTATCTGAACGCACTCGCAGGACACGGGGTTCACGTAGTTACGGTAAACGATTATCTCGCAAAGCGGGACGCGAACTGGATGAAGCCGATCTACGACTTTCTCGGAATTTCCGTAGGTGTGATTCAACACGACATGGATCACGAACAGAGAAAGATCGCCTATTCTGCGGACATCACCTACGGAACCAACAACGAATTCGGTTTTGATTATCTCAGAGACAATATGGTTTCTCACAGGGATCACAAGGTCCAAAGATCTCATTTTTACGCGATCGTGGACGAGGTCGACTCGATCCTGATCGACGAAGCGAGAACTCCTCTGATCATTTCCGGTTCTTCGGACGAGACCACGGACAAATACGTTCGTATCAATAAGATCATTCCTAAGCTAATCGAAGGCGAAGACTACGAGGTCGATGAAAAGGCGCGTAACGTGCTTCTTTCGGAACGAGGCGTTTCTCACGTGGAAGAAATTCTCGGGATCGATAATCTCTACGCTCCGGAAAACGTGGATTTGGTTCACCACGTTCACCAGTCTCTCAAGGCGCACAAGATCTTTCAGAAGGACGTGGACTACGTTGTCCAAGGCGGTGAGGTGATCATCGTAGACGAATTCACCGGACGTCTTATGGCAGGAAGGAGATATTCCGACGGTCTTCACCAATCTCTCGAGGCAAAGGAAGGCGTTACGATCGCGAAAGAATCTCAGACTCTCGCTTCCATCACATTCCAAAATTATTTCAGAATGTATGACAAACTCGCGGGTATGACCGGAACCGCAGACACCGAAGCGGAAGAGTTCAGGAAGATCTACAACCTGGACGTCATCGTAATTCCGCCTAACGTTACGGTTCAGAGAAAGGATTTTCCGGATCGAGTTTACAGAACCGAAAAGGAAAAGTTCGAAGCGATCCTCGGAGAAATCCGGGATCTGCAGAGTAAAAAACAACCGGTTCTTGTGGGAACGATTTCCATAGAGAAGTCCGAAGTTCTTTCCAGAATGCTTTCCTCCGCGGGAATTCAACACAACGTCTTGAACGCCAAGTTTCACGAAAGAGAAGCCGAGATCGTTGCAAACGCCGGAAAACCGGGCGCGGTCACCATCGCTACCAACATGGCGGGTAGGGGAACGGATATCGTTCTCGGTGGAGCGCAACTCTACAAAGAGAACCTGGAAACCTGGAAGGACGAAGACGATCTCGTCAGACAATTCAAGGAAGCCATCTTAAAACAAAATCTGGATTTAGCGGAAACCCTCGCGCAAAGAATGGATTCCGGTGCGAAACAAAAACGCGCCTCCGAAATTCTCGGGTCCATCAAAATTTGGAAAAAGAATCACGAAGAAGTTTTGAATGCGGGCGGTCTTCATATTCTTGGGACCGAAAGACACGAAGCAAGACGGATCGACAATCAGCTTCGCGGACGTTCCGGTCGTCAGGGAGATCCGGGTTCCAGCAGATTCTACCTTTCTTTGCAAGATGATTTGATGAGAATCTTCGGTTCCGATCGTATTTCCGGACTGATGAAATGGGCGAACATGCCGGAAGGTCAAGAGATCGAGAGCAAGATGGTGAGTAACGCGATCGCAAGAGCTCAGAAACGAGTCGAAGGCCATAACTTCGATATCAGAAAACATCTTCTTGAATACGACGACGTCATGAACCGTCAGAGAATCGTAATCTACAAAATGAGAAACGAAGTCCTCGAAAACGAAGACATCGCTCCTCTGATTCTCGGGTTTATAGAAGAATCCGTTGAAAATCAAGTCGTCACTCATTGCGAAGGAAGTAATCCCTCGGCGTGGAATCTGGAAACTCTGAACGAATGGCTGGAAGGTCTAGACCTCGACGTCAAAATCAAAGAAGAAGATTTCAAAAAAACGAAAAATCCACAACTCGAACTTTTTGAGACGATCAACGCCGCCGCGAAAAAACGTTACGAAACGAGAACGGAAAGTATCGGAAAGGATATCTGGAAACTCTTGGAAAGAAATATTTTCCTGGATATTCTAGATCATCGTTGGAAAGAACACCTCTATTCCATGGATCATCTCAGAGAAGGGATTTGGACCGTAGGTTATAGCGAGCGCAATCCTCTTGTGGAATACAAACTTCAAGGTTTTAGAATGTTCGACGTCGCGATTGAGAATCTAAAAAACGAAGTCGTCAACTTTCTCTTCCGAGTGGAAGTAACGGAAAATTCTAAACTACCCGAAGAGAAAAAAGAATATAAAAAAGTAGGTCAGGAAGTGACCGGTGGATTTCCGACCTTACAAAGTGGGAACCCGAATTCTTCCCGCTCCAATGGAGCAACTGTTACAGTGACGACGAGTTCCGGTGGCGGAACGGAACGAAAGACGAGTCGGAGAAGAAAGAGGTGA
- a CDS encoding TolC family protein — protein MKKIFTLIILLSLQPILPEESKAAISSSNGEQRSLGIPATSTQSENPIQAEAPNGIPIEFTLDLKTAEEKLWRNNLLLLASRFNIDARKAGIEQAGLYANPNIFIDQSIFAEPTQRYFDFTRSGQTVVQIQQLFLLGGKIGKRVRVAELNARMSEQEFYDLARGLVTKLRKLFYAIYYYRQAITFYDQSLEALGRTVSSAEMGYKRRAILQAEVLRLKALYFFLKKEREDLNIRILEREADLRVLLNDDSLRSSEVKIVPQINEDHLDFLEPAKLKRDELLELARNKRPDLKKAIQALRYEEANLELQHANAIPDLAFGPMYNRGGTAFQNYWGITAQLNIPIFDRNQGNIKASEKAILSKKQELKNTLLEVENEVAVSIETARVKDNLYRKFRNTYTKEYLDLSKDMILSYEKRYITILEFADFFETYRSSVVEMLKLQTDRMDAIEGINYSVGQGILIPKLSDPVTNPKKED, from the coding sequence ATGAAAAAGATTTTCACGCTCATCATTCTGCTCTCGCTACAGCCGATTCTTCCGGAAGAATCAAAAGCGGCCATTTCCTCTTCGAACGGGGAACAACGCAGTCTTGGTATTCCCGCGACTTCTACTCAATCGGAGAATCCGATCCAAGCCGAGGCCCCGAACGGAATTCCGATCGAATTCACTCTTGATCTCAAAACCGCGGAAGAAAAGCTCTGGAGAAACAACCTTCTCTTGCTCGCTTCTCGTTTTAACATCGACGCGCGAAAAGCAGGTATCGAACAAGCCGGACTTTATGCCAACCCGAACATCTTCATCGATCAGAGTATCTTTGCGGAACCGACTCAGAGATATTTCGACTTCACTCGTTCCGGACAAACCGTCGTTCAGATCCAACAGTTGTTTTTACTCGGCGGTAAGATCGGAAAGAGGGTTCGTGTCGCGGAACTGAACGCTCGTATGAGTGAACAGGAATTTTACGATCTCGCGCGCGGTCTCGTCACCAAGTTAAGAAAACTTTTTTACGCGATCTATTACTATCGTCAGGCGATTACCTTTTACGATCAGAGTTTGGAAGCCCTCGGTAGAACGGTTTCCTCGGCGGAAATGGGCTATAAACGAAGAGCGATTTTACAGGCTGAAGTTCTGCGGCTCAAGGCCCTTTATTTCTTTCTCAAGAAAGAAAGAGAAGATTTGAATATTCGAATTTTGGAAAGGGAAGCGGACTTGAGGGTTTTGTTAAACGACGACTCTCTTCGTAGTTCGGAAGTTAAAATTGTACCCCAGATCAATGAAGATCACTTGGACTTTTTGGAACCGGCGAAATTAAAAAGGGACGAACTTTTGGAACTCGCAAGAAACAAAAGACCCGATCTCAAAAAAGCGATTCAGGCGCTCCGGTACGAAGAAGCCAACTTGGAATTGCAACACGCGAACGCGATTCCCGATCTCGCCTTTGGTCCGATGTACAACCGGGGTGGAACCGCTTTTCAAAACTATTGGGGGATCACCGCTCAGTTGAACATTCCTATCTTTGATAGAAATCAGGGAAATATCAAGGCTTCGGAAAAAGCGATTCTTTCCAAAAAGCAGGAATTGAAGAACACACTTTTGGAAGTGGAAAACGAAGTCGCCGTTTCGATCGAAACCGCGAGGGTCAAAGACAATCTCTACAGAAAATTCAGAAATACTTATACCAAGGAATATCTGGATCTTTCCAAAGACATGATTCTTAGTTACGAAAAACGTTATATAACGATTTTGGAATTTGCCGATTTTTTTGAAACCTATCGTTCCAGCGTTGTAGAAATGCTAAAACTGCAAACGGATCGTATGGACGCGATCGAGGGAATCAATTACTCGGTCGGTCAGGGAATTCTCATTCCGAAATTATCGGATCCCGTTACGAATCCAAAGAAGGAAGACTGA
- a CDS encoding efflux RND transporter periplasmic adaptor subunit yields the protein MKLPFTKRTTFILGIAAFIAIVSLAVLGLSKRGKPTIHPPSKAIVHDKGEWIEFKENSPGLEIIKTAQIGKEGEFVEVEAPARLIASSSPSMSGGEKIILFESADLNDLYVGYIHSKNSLNRSRKNLERIKDMFKHRVATEKDLIEAETEAENDAAELAEFEGKLRAVGLNPAELRNASALSAWIICDVPESQLQSLKKGKKVKLKFSSFPEIAWTGTAEALGDNVDPTTRTVKVRIAVRNEGYVLKPGMFATVRFPEDRKGDTVVIPFTSVITVESRSYVFVEESPREFYKREVILGTSGEDRVTVVEGLTKGDKVVVEGTILLKGLSFGF from the coding sequence ATGAAATTACCCTTTACGAAACGCACCACATTTATTCTTGGAATCGCGGCTTTTATCGCCATCGTTTCCCTCGCCGTTCTCGGACTTTCCAAACGCGGAAAACCGACGATTCATCCTCCGAGCAAAGCGATTGTTCACGATAAAGGAGAATGGATTGAATTTAAGGAGAACAGTCCCGGTTTGGAAATCATTAAGACGGCTCAGATCGGCAAAGAAGGAGAATTCGTCGAGGTGGAAGCTCCGGCTCGTTTGATCGCTTCTTCTTCTCCATCCATGAGCGGCGGTGAAAAAATCATTCTTTTCGAATCGGCAGATTTGAACGACCTTTATGTGGGTTATATTCATTCGAAGAATAGTCTGAACCGTTCCCGTAAGAATCTCGAGCGGATCAAGGATATGTTCAAACACAGGGTCGCCACCGAAAAGGATCTGATCGAAGCGGAGACGGAGGCCGAAAACGACGCGGCGGAACTCGCTGAATTCGAAGGAAAACTTCGCGCCGTCGGTTTGAATCCGGCAGAGCTCAGAAACGCAAGCGCGCTGAGCGCTTGGATCATTTGCGACGTTCCAGAATCTCAACTTCAGAGTTTGAAAAAAGGGAAGAAGGTGAAACTGAAATTCTCCAGTTTTCCCGAAATCGCTTGGACAGGAACCGCAGAAGCCTTAGGAGACAACGTGGACCCAACCACTCGTACGGTAAAAGTTCGGATCGCGGTTCGAAACGAAGGTTACGTTTTAAAACCCGGTATGTTCGCTACGGTCCGTTTTCCGGAAGATAGAAAAGGAGATACCGTCGTCATTCCTTTTACTTCCGTGATCACCGTTGAAAGCAGAAGTTATGTTTTTGTGGAAGAATCTCCTCGCGAATTTTACAAAAGAGAAGTGATCTTAGGAACGTCCGGCGAGGATCGAGTCACCGTTGTGGAAGGACTTACCAAAGGCGACAAAGTCGTAGTGGAAGGAACCATTCTTCTCAAAGGACTCAGCTTCGGTTTCTAA